One Thalassospira marina DNA window includes the following coding sequences:
- a CDS encoding anti-sigma factor family protein has protein sequence MTPHNHDDIGEDDLHGYVDGQLSAERHRQVEEWLKDNPEAARDVASWQAQNMALQDLFQPVASADDAALDAKAQRTRSTRHTRQANTASKPHDQNGEDGRGEFAQADDKPDFARDFGAQHSFGDSADHDDLDDQVDLGNNARADHETGYPAGPNRIHGERHRPTHREDLTRNLRSSAHLGRRMPSAPSFLGDSTETGKRQGRYPLRQIAAIFMVFLAGGIGGAAIMEATLSGQPGNPDFVTALPAVSSAGYGIYASEIRHPVEVYADQKDHLVGWLGKRLGVDFSAPDLSSEGFQLVGGRLVPFEDKPGALLMYEDNSGQRLTLMVGHNPDNTSTGFRYQNAGKIETFYWIDGPVGYAVSGEISKDHLEDVALAVYRQTGG, from the coding sequence ATGACCCCGCATAACCATGATGATATTGGCGAAGACGACCTGCATGGTTATGTCGACGGGCAGCTTTCAGCCGAACGCCACCGCCAGGTCGAAGAATGGCTGAAAGATAACCCCGAAGCCGCCCGAGACGTTGCCAGTTGGCAGGCCCAGAACATGGCCCTGCAGGACCTGTTTCAACCCGTTGCCAGCGCAGATGATGCCGCGCTTGATGCCAAGGCCCAACGCACCCGCAGCACCCGCCACACCCGCCAAGCAAACACCGCAAGCAAACCGCATGATCAAAACGGCGAAGACGGCAGAGGAGAATTTGCGCAAGCCGACGACAAACCCGACTTTGCACGGGATTTTGGTGCGCAGCATTCATTTGGCGATAGTGCTGATCACGATGATCTCGACGATCAGGTCGATTTGGGCAACAATGCCCGGGCAGACCACGAAACCGGTTATCCTGCCGGGCCAAACAGAATACACGGTGAACGGCATCGCCCAACCCACCGCGAGGATTTAACCCGCAACCTGCGCAGTTCGGCCCATCTGGGCCGCCGGATGCCATCGGCCCCATCATTTTTGGGCGACAGCACCGAAACCGGCAAACGCCAGGGCCGTTATCCGCTGCGCCAGATCGCGGCGATATTCATGGTTTTCCTTGCTGGCGGTATTGGCGGAGCTGCGATTATGGAAGCCACCCTGTCCGGCCAGCCGGGCAACCCCGACTTTGTCACAGCCCTGCCCGCCGTTTCCAGCGCGGGTTATGGCATTTATGCGAGCGAAATCCGCCATCCGGTGGAAGTTTATGCCGATCAGAAAGACCATCTGGTGGGCTGGCTGGGCAAACGGCTGGGTGTTGATTTTTCCGCACCCGACCTGTCATCGGAGGGTTTTCAACTGGTGGGGGGGCGCCTTGTTCCGTTCGAGGATAAACCCGGCGCATTGTTGATGTATGAGGACAATAGCGGCCAGCGCCTGACCCTGATGGTTGGCCATAATCCTGATAATACATCAACCGGTTTTCGCTATCAAAATGCCGGAAAAATCGAGACTTTTTACTGGATAGACGGGCCAGTCGGCTATGCCGTCAGTGGCGAGATTTCCAAAGATCATCTTGAGGATGTCGCCCTGGCTGTTTACCGCCAGACCGGAGGCTGA
- a CDS encoding response regulator, producing the protein MADAPSIIFVDDDPNVLSGLRRRVRAKRPNWRLQFCDNGEEVLNLLQSRHSVDVIVSDMRMPVMDGAELFRKVSRLYPEIGRILLSGYADEHANLLGTSATHHFLMKPCDDQSIINAIERALILRSYLRDPYLLGVMSCLPGHYLWPTAFRNLQTTLYHEGPISEENLSHYAMDHRECITFIQRYARREGLIGENSTATLHHLFEVLGVESVKALALLFEIYGNGDITVAENDPELIRALIMAEIAARIGRHENSEFENIDASRAASLLAHIGSKLIETVLPNQSMTARHIADKNQCDIISAEIDVMGISHAGLSACMAALWSFKHEIIEDIAFHHRPESAPTGRSSTLATVYAAQHFAREYGRSGRLVKEKYPLSERYLATVGIGEKWTAWSNIARETVRLHEMR; encoded by the coding sequence ATGGCTGACGCACCGTCGATCATATTCGTCGATGACGATCCTAATGTCCTTAGCGGGTTACGCCGTCGTGTCCGGGCGAAACGTCCGAACTGGCGCCTGCAATTCTGCGACAACGGGGAAGAAGTTCTCAATCTGCTGCAATCGCGCCACAGCGTGGATGTGATTGTCTCGGACATGCGCATGCCTGTCATGGACGGGGCGGAACTGTTTCGCAAGGTTTCCCGGCTTTACCCGGAAATCGGCCGTATTCTGCTGTCAGGTTATGCCGACGAGCATGCAAACCTGCTAGGCACGTCGGCTACCCATCATTTCCTGATGAAGCCCTGCGATGACCAGTCGATCATCAATGCGATTGAACGCGCCCTTATTTTGCGGTCCTACCTGCGTGATCCCTATTTGCTGGGTGTGATGTCGTGCCTGCCGGGCCATTACCTGTGGCCGACAGCCTTTCGCAATCTGCAAACCACGCTGTATCACGAAGGCCCGATTTCGGAAGAAAACCTGTCGCATTATGCGATGGACCACCGCGAATGCATCACCTTCATTCAGCGTTATGCCCGCCGCGAAGGCCTGATTGGCGAAAACAGCACCGCGACCCTGCATCACCTTTTCGAGGTTTTGGGTGTTGAAAGTGTCAAGGCACTGGCCCTGCTGTTTGAAATTTACGGCAATGGCGACATTACTGTTGCCGAAAATGACCCGGAACTGATCCGTGCCCTGATCATGGCGGAAATTGCCGCCCGGATCGGCCGCCACGAAAACAGCGAGTTTGAAAACATTGATGCCAGCCGTGCGGCTTCGCTACTGGCCCATATTGGCAGCAAGCTGATTGAAACCGTCCTGCCCAATCAAAGCATGACGGCCCGGCACATTGCCGACAAAAACCAGTGCGACATCATTTCTGCCGAAATTGATGTCATGGGCATCAGCCATGCCGGTCTGTCGGCCTGTATGGCCGCGCTCTGGAGCTTCAAACACGAAATTATCGAAGATATCGCCTTCCATCACCGGCCGGAATCGGCCCCGACGGGACGTTCTTCAACCCTGGCAACGGTTTACGCCGCCCAGCATTTCGCCCGCGAATATGGCCGTTCGGGCCGGCTGGTAAAGGAAAAATACCCCCTGTCCGAGCGCTACCTTGCCACTGTTGGCATTGGCGAAAAATGGACAGCATGGTCAAACATCGCCCGCGAAACCGTGCGCCTGCACGAAATGCGTTAG
- a CDS encoding COG4315 family predicted lipoprotein yields the protein MLKTTLIAATLCLAGATSAFAAPVKTADSTLGPVLTGENGMTLYTFQKDGKNQSNCYDKCAANWPPLMATDGDMADGKYSIITRKDGGKQWAADGKPLYFWIKDSKPGDTTGNGVLNLWDVARP from the coding sequence ATGCTGAAAACAACCCTGATTGCCGCGACCCTGTGCCTTGCAGGCGCCACCAGCGCCTTTGCCGCCCCGGTCAAAACCGCCGACAGCACCCTTGGCCCGGTTCTGACCGGCGAAAACGGCATGACGCTTTATACCTTCCAGAAAGACGGCAAGAACCAATCCAACTGCTATGACAAATGTGCTGCCAACTGGCCGCCCTTGATGGCAACCGATGGCGACATGGCCGATGGCAAATATTCCATCATCACCCGCAAGGATGGTGGCAAGCAGTGGGCCGCCGATGGCAAGCCGCTTTATTTCTGGATCAAGGACAGCAAACCGGGTGATACCACCGGTAACGGTGTTTTGAACCTGTGGGACGTTGCACGCCCCTAA
- a CDS encoding DoxX family protein, translating into MSNSLSQSGARPIIPALGNLWAVLEPLSWLILRVTTGILMMPHGAGKLFGMFGGYGLEGTGGYFDSIGIHPGYLFALLVGLLEFFGGAMLVLGLLTRPVAAAVVVFMTVAFFIHLPNGYAWINAGVEMPIMWGMLALSVLIRGGGRFSLDRKLGVEF; encoded by the coding sequence ATGAGCAATTCCCTGAGCCAGTCTGGCGCCCGTCCGATCATTCCTGCCCTTGGTAACCTTTGGGCCGTCCTTGAACCCCTGTCATGGCTGATTCTGCGGGTTACCACCGGTATCCTGATGATGCCGCATGGCGCTGGCAAACTGTTTGGCATGTTCGGCGGCTATGGACTTGAAGGAACGGGCGGCTATTTCGACAGCATCGGCATTCACCCTGGCTATCTGTTTGCCCTGCTTGTTGGCCTGCTGGAATTTTTTGGCGGTGCAATGCTGGTTCTTGGTCTTCTGACCCGCCCGGTTGCCGCTGCCGTTGTGGTCTTTATGACCGTCGCCTTTTTCATCCACCTGCCCAATGGTTATGCCTGGATCAATGCCGGCGTTGAAATGCCGATCATGTGGGGCATGCTGGCCCTTTCCGTCCTGATCCGTGGCGGCGGGCGCTTCTCGCTGGACCGCAAGCTGGGCGTCGAATTCTAA
- a CDS encoding ABC transporter substrate-binding protein, producing MIRAIGTYGRRVLRHRRVRTLVWGVAAFVAAGTGIVATIENVATAGDREFPVATDYSGRLVIQSTTDYMIFSPVIEAFQERWPDILITYNELTTNELNAAVEHACDQNRFMGDLIISSSIDQQLKLVNDGCAQSPGPRVGENLPDWAKWRDELFGLTYEPAVTVYNKAFFADREPPENRFDLIDLLRESDTFRAKVGSYDIETSGVGYLFAFQDAIQASTWGRLVESLGRNEAQLFCCTGEILDRVADGRLLLGYNVLGSYALSRIGRDDRVGMVLPSDYTLIMSRAAFISRDAEQPGLARAFIDFMLSAPGRAILSRDAGLLSPIDGPARLARLVGVPRDADPQELRPIALTPALLVGLDQAKRNIFLQQWRAALPPRQLSKHP from the coding sequence ATGATCCGGGCGATTGGCACATATGGACGCCGGGTTTTGCGCCACCGGCGGGTGCGTACACTGGTATGGGGTGTGGCGGCCTTTGTTGCGGCGGGCACGGGCATTGTTGCCACCATTGAAAATGTTGCAACGGCGGGCGACCGCGAATTTCCCGTGGCGACGGATTATTCCGGGCGCCTGGTTATTCAAAGCACGACCGATTACATGATCTTTTCCCCGGTGATCGAAGCCTTCCAGGAACGCTGGCCCGATATTTTGATCACCTATAACGAGCTGACAACAAACGAGCTGAATGCCGCTGTTGAACATGCCTGTGACCAGAACCGGTTTATGGGCGATTTGATCATTTCATCGTCGATTGACCAGCAATTGAAACTTGTTAATGACGGTTGCGCCCAATCGCCCGGCCCACGCGTGGGGGAAAACCTGCCCGATTGGGCGAAATGGCGCGACGAACTTTTTGGCCTGACCTATGAACCGGCGGTAACGGTCTACAACAAGGCCTTTTTTGCTGATCGCGAACCGCCTGAAAACCGGTTTGACCTGATTGATTTGTTGCGTGAAAGCGATACGTTCCGCGCCAAAGTTGGAAGTTACGATATCGAAACATCTGGCGTTGGTTATTTGTTTGCGTTCCAGGATGCTATACAGGCCAGCACATGGGGGCGTCTGGTGGAAAGCCTTGGCCGTAACGAAGCCCAGCTTTTTTGCTGTACGGGTGAAATTCTTGACCGGGTGGCTGATGGCCGCCTGTTGCTGGGCTATAATGTGCTGGGGTCCTATGCCCTGTCGCGCATTGGCCGCGATGATCGGGTGGGGATGGTTTTGCCCAGTGACTATACCCTGATCATGTCGCGCGCGGCGTTTATTTCGCGCGATGCCGAACAGCCGGGGCTGGCGCGTGCCTTTATCGATTTCATGTTATCGGCACCGGGGCGGGCGATATTATCGCGCGATGCCGGTTTGCTTTCCCCTATTGACGGGCCTGCACGCCTGGCAAGGCTGGTGGGGGTGCCCCGCGATGCCGACCCGCAGGAATTACGCCCGATCGCCCTGACACCGGCTTTGCTGGTCGGGCTTGATCAGGCAAAGCGCAATATCTTCCTGCAACAATGGCGGGCCGCTTTGCCACCTCGCCAATTATCCAAACATCCCTAG
- a CDS encoding molybdopterin-dependent oxidoreductase has translation MLKTVTRMAFALAFAAWLIPAGPAQARNELTVTAPDGAQSVFSYDELAKMPVTDVKTTTPWTEGKHVFTGVSFADLFKSTGISSGTVRVSALNDYSVTVPVDRLVETGAILAYQFDGKAMSVRDKGPYWVIFPFDSDPSFQTDQYWSYAVWQVKSVNAQP, from the coding sequence ATGCTGAAAACCGTTACCAGAATGGCATTTGCCCTGGCCTTTGCTGCCTGGCTGATCCCGGCGGGCCCGGCACAGGCCCGAAACGAATTGACCGTGACCGCACCAGACGGGGCACAATCGGTATTTTCCTATGATGAACTGGCGAAAATGCCGGTCACCGATGTCAAAACGACAACCCCCTGGACCGAAGGCAAACATGTCTTTACCGGCGTGTCCTTTGCCGATCTGTTCAAATCGACCGGCATTTCCAGCGGCACTGTCCGTGTTTCGGCACTGAATGATTACAGTGTGACGGTTCCGGTGGACAGGCTGGTGGAAACCGGCGCCATTCTTGCCTATCAGTTTGATGGTAAAGCAATGTCAGTACGTGACAAAGGGCCTTATTGGGTGATTTTCCCGTTTGACAGCGATCCGTCTTTCCAGACAGATCAATACTGGTCTTATGCTGTCTGGCAGGTGAAAAGCGTTAATGCCCAACCGTAA
- a CDS encoding RNA polymerase sigma factor, whose protein sequence is MTEPGILELIPNLRRYARALVRDRHDAEDLLQDCLVSAYDNAESWRGINRKAWLMKIMTNLNYNRLRKQRNSRAIFREDSDDMMESIASPAAGDFAAQDSLRRAVEALDSDQRAVLMLVAIEGYSYGECADILQIPQGTVMSRLSRARRALAQTLAGEKGESPATDNATNTANVIALRRPK, encoded by the coding sequence ATGACAGAACCAGGCATTCTTGAACTGATCCCGAATTTGCGGCGTTATGCGCGTGCCCTTGTGCGCGACCGCCACGATGCCGAGGATCTGTTGCAGGATTGCCTAGTTTCTGCCTATGACAATGCCGAAAGCTGGCGCGGGATCAATCGCAAGGCATGGCTGATGAAAATCATGACCAACCTGAATTATAACCGCCTGCGCAAGCAACGAAACAGCCGCGCCATTTTCAGGGAAGACAGCGACGACATGATGGAAAGCATCGCCAGCCCCGCTGCCGGTGATTTCGCCGCACAGGACAGCCTGCGCCGCGCGGTTGAGGCCCTGGACAGCGATCAGCGCGCCGTTCTAATGCTGGTGGCAATCGAGGGCTACAGCTATGGTGAATGCGCCGATATCCTGCAAATTCCACAGGGAACGGTTATGTCGCGCCTGTCACGGGCGCGCAGGGCGCTGGCCCAGACACTGGCCGGGGAAAAAGGCGAGTCGCCCGCCACTGACAATGCGACCAATACTGCCAATGTGATTGCGTTACGGAGACCGAAATGA
- a CDS encoding pirin family protein has translation MITVRKSDERGRANFGWLDSNHSFSFGHYYDRNHMGWGPLRVINEDRVIAGAGFDPHPHRDMEIISYVIDGALEHKDSIGNGSVIRPGRLQRMSAGTGIRHSEYNSSKTDPVHFLQIWIVPEEQGIAPGYEEKDIAAASNDLQLIGSRSGRDGSITIHQDVDLYAAHLSAGSSVDHTLENGRIAWLQMISGTLALGDTTLNAGDGAAIAQEDILKLQARTDIEALLFDMAA, from the coding sequence GTGATTACAGTACGCAAATCAGATGAAAGAGGCCGGGCCAATTTTGGCTGGCTGGATTCAAACCACAGCTTTTCGTTCGGCCATTATTATGACCGCAACCATATGGGCTGGGGACCGTTACGGGTTATTAACGAAGACCGGGTCATTGCCGGTGCCGGTTTTGACCCCCACCCCCACCGTGACATGGAAATCATTTCCTATGTCATTGACGGGGCCCTTGAACATAAAGACAGCATTGGCAACGGGTCGGTCATTCGCCCCGGTCGCCTGCAACGCATGAGTGCTGGAACCGGCATTCGTCACAGCGAATACAATTCCTCGAAAACCGATCCCGTGCATTTCCTGCAAATCTGGATTGTTCCTGAAGAACAGGGCATTGCGCCGGGTTACGAGGAAAAGGACATCGCCGCCGCATCAAACGACCTGCAGCTTATTGGCAGCCGTTCGGGCCGCGACGGGTCCATCACCATTCATCAGGATGTCGACCTTTATGCCGCCCATCTCAGTGCGGGCAGTTCTGTTGACCATACCCTGGAAAACGGCCGTATCGCCTGGCTGCAAATGATCAGCGGCACGCTGGCCCTTGGCGATACCACCCTTAATGCTGGCGATGGTGCCGCCATTGCCCAGGAAGACATCCTGAAATTACAGGCCCGGACCGATATCGAAGCGCTGCTTTTTGACATGGCAGCCTGA
- a CDS encoding EAL domain-containing response regulator: MELAAHNFRPTILMVDDDEMLLSSVRRTLGGNFNIVTNSSAVAALAWLSKNQGMVDAVIADLMMPEMDGIEFLQQAFSVAPSVPRMLLSGNVSSVSLRDAINRGMVSRVLAKPVSPAVLREALNESISSPLPCGPQRRVSSLQVAEAVEKDGHQIVVQPRVSAKDFSIVGGEVLSRFDDLQHRFTLDEIISASEDHPVINQLTSNVLRLLEKAAHEVQPKLGMPARISVNCSPYSLANMDFVQFLMQRVIDLRRVNIELEFEITEHNAKVLSEPFIRNARFLKEQGVQLLIDDFGTGNNSIQLLRYNFYTGIKLDRGLVSRMMTETIDDSFVEWTIQIAHKLGLSVIAEGVENLKVAKRLQKYGVDEMQGYYFCRPTAPCDLAMNDIVGVTTS; encoded by the coding sequence ATGGAACTCGCAGCCCATAATTTCCGACCCACCATTCTGATGGTGGATGATGACGAGATGCTGTTGTCTTCGGTCCGTCGTACCCTGGGCGGGAACTTCAATATCGTCACCAACAGCTCGGCTGTGGCGGCTTTGGCTTGGCTTTCAAAAAACCAGGGCATGGTCGATGCGGTTATTGCCGACCTGATGATGCCTGAAATGGATGGTATCGAATTCCTCCAGCAGGCGTTCTCGGTTGCACCTTCTGTGCCGCGCATGCTGCTGTCGGGCAATGTGTCGTCGGTTTCGCTGCGCGATGCCATTAACCGTGGCATGGTCAGCCGTGTGCTGGCAAAGCCGGTTTCTCCGGCGGTTCTGCGCGAAGCCCTTAATGAAAGCATTTCATCCCCCCTGCCATGCGGGCCGCAGCGCCGGGTATCGTCGCTGCAGGTGGCCGAAGCGGTCGAAAAAGATGGCCATCAGATTGTGGTGCAGCCGCGTGTTTCGGCCAAGGATTTCAGCATTGTTGGCGGCGAAGTGCTCAGCCGGTTTGACGATTTGCAGCATCGTTTCACGCTTGATGAAATCATCAGTGCCAGCGAAGACCACCCGGTGATCAACCAGTTGACCTCGAATGTGTTGCGCCTTCTGGAAAAGGCGGCCCATGAAGTGCAGCCCAAGCTGGGCATGCCGGCGCGCATTTCGGTAAACTGTTCGCCCTATTCGCTGGCGAATATGGATTTTGTCCAGTTCCTCATGCAGCGCGTGATTGACCTGCGCCGGGTGAATATCGAACTGGAATTTGAAATTACCGAACATAACGCCAAGGTCCTTTCCGAGCCATTCATCCGCAATGCCCGCTTTTTGAAAGAACAGGGCGTGCAGCTTCTCATTGATGATTTTGGTACGGGCAACAATTCTATCCAGTTGCTGCGCTATAATTTTTATACCGGCATCAAACTTGATCGCGGGCTGGTGTCACGGATGATGACCGAAACCATCGACGATTCCTTTGTCGAATGGACCATCCAGATCGCGCATAAGCTGGGCCTGAGCGTGATTGCCGAAGGCGTTGAAAATCTGAAAGTTGCCAAACGCCTGCAGAAATACGGCGTCGATGAAATGCAGGGATATTACTTCTGCCGTCCGACGGCACCGTGCGATCTGGCGATGAATGACATCGTTGGTGTGACAACTTCTTGA
- a CDS encoding DNA-binding response regulator: MKLPSSGVKVAFVDDDDNLLAAHRRSLRSMALDWEALFFNNPQEALDTISADSSVEAAILDIHMPIMTGLELAAKLRESRPDLIVIMLTGYADLESALEAVNEHGVYRFYPKPTPLRTLLEGVSSAIEKSRGSQSHISPAFLDIFNLGLIATDHNLSVNHMNAQAAELVRRCPLLHVQSDNRLALDRAPEDLDRFLNPPAGRSIPQQKGFSLESDEMSVSIFLRRIPAPNGEKSGFIFILVEPESVGPPSVDNLMDVFGLTRSEARLTQKLAEGVALDEASEAVGISVQSARTYLKAIFVKTGVNRQPQLLKTVFSSIPSLRN; the protein is encoded by the coding sequence ATGAAATTACCCAGTTCAGGCGTAAAAGTTGCGTTTGTCGATGATGACGACAACCTTTTGGCGGCACACCGGCGCAGCCTGCGCAGCATGGCACTGGATTGGGAGGCCCTGTTTTTTAACAATCCCCAGGAAGCACTCGATACCATTTCCGCTGATTCCAGCGTGGAAGCTGCGATTCTGGATATTCACATGCCCATCATGACCGGGCTGGAGCTGGCGGCCAAACTGCGCGAATCGCGCCCGGACCTGATTGTCATCATGCTGACCGGCTATGCCGATCTTGAATCCGCGCTGGAAGCTGTGAATGAACATGGTGTTTACCGGTTTTATCCCAAGCCAACCCCGTTGCGCACGCTGCTGGAAGGCGTTTCGAGCGCGATTGAAAAAAGCCGTGGCAGCCAAAGCCATATATCCCCGGCCTTTCTTGATATTTTCAATCTTGGCCTGATTGCCACCGACCATAACCTGTCGGTCAATCACATGAATGCACAGGCCGCCGAACTGGTGCGGCGCTGCCCGCTTTTACATGTGCAGTCCGATAACCGCCTGGCACTGGACCGCGCCCCCGAAGACCTGGACAGGTTTTTAAACCCGCCTGCGGGCCGTTCGATCCCGCAGCAGAAGGGGTTTTCGCTGGAATCCGATGAAATGTCGGTATCGATCTTTCTGCGCCGTATCCCTGCCCCAAATGGCGAAAAATCGGGTTTCATCTTTATTCTGGTCGAACCCGAAAGTGTCGGCCCGCCATCGGTTGATAATCTGATGGATGTTTTCGGACTAACCCGGTCCGAAGCCCGCCTGACCCAGAAACTGGCCGAAGGTGTCGCGCTGGATGAAGCATCCGAAGCCGTTGGCATTTCGGTGCAATCGGCCCGCACCTATTTAAAGGCGATTTTCGTCAAAACCGGGGTGAACCGGCAGCCGCAACTTTTGAAAACCGTGTTTTCCAGCATCCCGTCCCTGCGCAACTGA
- a CDS encoding sensor histidine kinase, producing the protein MPNRKRNQKVSLVTNGVAILVLTLFVAVYYFYSMAIVRKLEDERFAYRENFAWAMFQIQKQYLVLDRDILQFSEEHKDGALTYDDILFDYDLFVSRVSIVRDGSGFSTLQEIPEATKLLNDLTAIIAELDQKISSGEPAAKVVALIDQKLGDMAEQIQDVAVLTTNYVSVYNSTNIAGVKNDIEELSYLFMFGLVVMIGLLAILLHNRQRALRADMDAQVARQQQHVVEEAAEYAKMHALGTLAGGVAHEINTPAQYIHNNLEFLSDSFNELTGAIRYEENGAAQLDIERDRVEFMAEEVPLALRESLEGLERIAGIVRGIRKFAHPTNDSIESVSVPDEIETAITLTRNQIKHTAQLDYSYHADVTEVIGRRNHLSQALINLIVNAGQAIKGNGIKNGKIAVTVTQLDEMIEIRVRDNGGGVPEELRNRIFDYFFTTKEHGVGTGQGLPICRKLIQDDFGGDLILTDGLVGEAEFVIKLPVAAEHLEHQG; encoded by the coding sequence ATGCCCAACCGTAAGCGCAATCAAAAAGTTTCGCTGGTCACAAACGGGGTCGCCATTCTGGTGCTGACCCTGTTTGTGGCCGTTTATTATTTCTATTCCATGGCCATCGTTCGTAAACTTGAAGACGAACGTTTTGCCTATCGTGAAAATTTCGCCTGGGCGATGTTCCAGATTCAGAAACAGTATCTGGTGCTTGACCGTGACATTCTTCAGTTTTCCGAAGAACACAAAGACGGTGCCCTGACTTACGACGATATCCTTTTTGATTATGACCTTTTTGTCAGCCGCGTTTCCATTGTCCGGGACGGCAGCGGTTTTTCCACGCTTCAGGAAATTCCCGAGGCAACCAAACTTTTAAATGACCTGACTGCCATTATCGCTGAACTGGACCAGAAAATCAGTTCTGGCGAACCCGCCGCCAAAGTGGTCGCCCTGATCGACCAGAAACTGGGCGATATGGCTGAACAGATCCAGGATGTTGCAGTTCTGACGACAAATTATGTGTCGGTTTATAATTCCACCAATATTGCCGGTGTGAAAAACGACATCGAGGAACTGTCCTATCTGTTCATGTTTGGCCTGGTCGTCATGATCGGGCTTTTGGCGATTTTGCTGCATAACCGGCAACGTGCCCTTCGCGCCGATATGGATGCCCAGGTCGCCCGCCAGCAGCAACATGTAGTCGAAGAAGCCGCCGAATATGCCAAAATGCATGCCCTTGGCACGCTGGCAGGCGGTGTTGCCCACGAAATCAATACGCCAGCTCAATATATCCACAACAATCTGGAATTCCTCTCTGACAGTTTTAACGAACTGACCGGTGCCATCCGTTACGAGGAAAATGGTGCCGCGCAGCTTGATATCGAACGTGACCGGGTGGAATTCATGGCCGAAGAAGTGCCCCTTGCCCTGCGTGAAAGCCTGGAGGGGCTGGAACGTATTGCCGGGATTGTGCGCGGCATTCGCAAATTTGCCCATCCGACCAATGATTCAATCGAATCGGTTTCTGTCCCCGATGAAATTGAAACCGCCATTACCCTGACGCGCAACCAGATCAAACATACCGCCCAGCTTGATTACAGCTATCATGCTGACGTGACCGAAGTTATTGGCCGGCGGAACCATCTGTCCCAGGCGTTGATCAATCTGATTGTCAATGCAGGCCAGGCGATTAAGGGCAATGGCATTAAAAACGGCAAAATCGCCGTTACCGTGACCCAGCTTGATGAAATGATTGAAATTCGGGTGCGCGATAATGGCGGTGGTGTGCCCGAAGAATTGCGAAACCGGATTTTCGATTATTTCTTTACCACCAAGGAACATGGTGTTGGCACGGGTCAGGGGCTACCGATTTGCCGCAAGCTGATCCAGGACGATTTTGGCGGTGATTTGATCCTGACCGACGGTCTGGTGGGCGAAGCCGAATTTGTTATCAAGCTGCCGGTAGCGGCAGAACATCTCGAACATCAGGGCTAA